A stretch of Chitinophagaceae bacterium DNA encodes these proteins:
- a CDS encoding T9SS type A sorting domain-containing protein, translating into MQLYKTVKPVSLSIGLMLFFKTVTAQLYIGTGETFRQWGNVQLTLHNTDIINHGNFFPGLGSVLFTGNNNSTISGTQTTVFNDFEINKTNGSVVMLQQLIDIVRNARFTSGNLDLNGNILDLGITGILLGENENSRITGSNGGQVLFSTVLNNPSGANPANLGAVITSGQNLGTVLIRRGHRSQVNNYGNGNSILRYYDIVPVNTVPFSATLRINYFDGELNGLTENGLVFWNSSDNLHWTNEHFTLGNTNLNYMEKTGISSFGRWTLSSNNNGLPVIFILFNLKCDEKRILLTWKTAQEQNSSHYTIEKSTDGVSWKAMGTVPAAGNSNTERSYLFTDNNPAQNSYYRIAQFDIDGRVARTNILRSSCIPGNDFSVWPNPFANRIFISVTADRPSGAVIKIFDSKGALVKKQDATVLAGNTQLTVHTGHLPAGAYNLSVEWSAGQINKVIQLLKQ; encoded by the coding sequence ATGCAATTATATAAAACCGTTAAACCAGTTTCTCTTTCCATCGGCCTTATGCTGTTTTTTAAAACCGTAACGGCCCAGTTATACATAGGCACCGGTGAAACCTTTCGCCAGTGGGGAAATGTACAACTTACCCTTCATAATACCGACATCATCAACCACGGAAATTTTTTTCCCGGTCTGGGTTCTGTTTTATTCACCGGCAACAATAACTCAACGATCAGTGGTACACAAACAACGGTATTTAATGATTTTGAGATAAATAAAACAAATGGCAGTGTAGTGATGCTGCAGCAACTGATCGATATTGTACGCAATGCCCGTTTCACTTCCGGCAATCTTGACCTGAACGGAAATATCTTAGACCTGGGTATAACGGGAATATTGCTTGGCGAAAATGAGAACAGCCGCATCACCGGCAGCAATGGCGGACAGGTGCTTTTCAGCACAGTGCTTAACAATCCCTCCGGTGCAAACCCGGCAAACCTCGGCGCTGTTATCACATCCGGGCAAAACCTGGGCACCGTGCTGATAAGACGGGGACACAGATCACAGGTAAACAATTATGGGAACGGGAATTCCATCCTACGGTATTATGATATAGTGCCTGTGAATACGGTTCCATTCTCTGCCACATTGCGCATCAACTATTTTGATGGAGAACTCAATGGGTTGACTGAAAACGGATTGGTTTTCTGGAACAGTTCAGATAACCTTCACTGGACCAACGAGCATTTTACTTTGGGAAACACGAACCTCAATTACATGGAAAAAACCGGCATAAGCTCCTTTGGACGATGGACCTTATCCAGCAACAATAATGGGTTACCGGTAATATTTATTCTGTTCAACCTGAAGTGTGATGAAAAAAGGATCCTGTTAACCTGGAAAACAGCACAGGAACAAAACAGCAGCCATTACACTATTGAAAAAAGTACGGATGGTGTTAGCTGGAAAGCAATGGGTACAGTACCTGCTGCCGGCAACAGCAACACAGAAAGAAGTTACCTGTTTACCGATAACAACCCGGCACAAAACAGCTATTACCGTATTGCCCAGTTTGATATTGACGGCCGGGTTGCCCGTACAAACATCCTCCGGTCATCCTGCATTCCCGGGAATGACTTTAGCGTTTGGCCCAACCCCTTTGCCAACAGGATATTTATTTCGGTAACTGCAGACAGGCCATCCGGTGCTGTTATAAAAATATTTGACAGTAAGGGGGCACTTGTAAAGAAACAGGATGCAACGGTCCTGGCTGGCAACACCCAGCTCACTGTTCACACAGGACACTTGCCGGCAGGAGCATATAATCTTTCAGTAGAATGGAGTGCCGGTCAAATAAATAAAGTAATTCAACTACTAAAACAATAA
- a CDS encoding lysophospholipid acyltransferase family protein, with protein sequence MYYLIYGFLFLLSLLPLKILYLLSDLISYFLFRVFGYRRKIIEGNLAIAFPEKTITERKKIARKFHRNFTDSFMETIKCLSVSRSFYDKHCKTDFSIFDGLAAENISCQMHACHQFNWEWISLHWSIHIRQPLAVVYMPISSKPLDRLFYKLRTRYGAVFLPATDIKRAFIAWAKKTHCLALVADQKPGGPGSSYWLNFFNKPTPFVTGPEKNAILKKCPVVFGRAFKTGRGKYETSLTLVCKDASLLKPGELTLMYRDYIEDAIRQQPEMYLWSHKRFKFEWNEEYRPLWIDTKPI encoded by the coding sequence ATGTACTATCTTATTTACGGGTTCCTTTTTCTCCTTTCTTTACTTCCGTTGAAGATTCTCTATTTACTAAGTGATCTGATCAGTTACTTTCTTTTCCGGGTCTTTGGCTACCGCAGGAAGATAATAGAGGGAAATCTTGCTATCGCATTTCCTGAAAAAACGATCACGGAAAGAAAGAAGATAGCCAGGAAATTTCACCGGAATTTCACCGATTCATTCATGGAGACCATTAAGTGCCTTTCTGTTTCAAGATCTTTCTATGATAAACATTGTAAAACAGACTTTTCAATATTCGATGGGTTGGCAGCAGAGAATATCAGCTGCCAGATGCATGCATGTCACCAGTTCAACTGGGAGTGGATCAGTCTTCACTGGTCCATTCATATCAGGCAACCATTGGCAGTAGTGTATATGCCCATAAGCAGTAAACCGCTTGACAGATTATTTTATAAACTCCGGACAAGATACGGAGCTGTATTCCTGCCGGCAACAGACATCAAAAGAGCGTTCATTGCCTGGGCCAAAAAAACGCATTGCCTGGCGCTGGTAGCAGATCAGAAACCGGGAGGCCCGGGATCAAGTTACTGGTTGAATTTTTTTAATAAGCCCACTCCCTTTGTTACCGGTCCTGAAAAGAATGCCATACTCAAAAAATGCCCGGTGGTTTTTGGAAGGGCATTTAAGACCGGCAGGGGTAAATATGAAACCAGCCTTACACTTGTCTGCAAAGACGCATCTTTGTTAAAACCCGGTGAACTTACCTTGATGTACCGCGACTATATTGAAGATGCCATCCGGCAACAACCTGAAATGTACCTATGGAGCCACAAACGTTTTAAATTTGAATGGAACGAGGAATACAGGCCCCTGTGGATAGATACAAAACCGATCTGA
- a CDS encoding DUF3455 domain-containing protein: MYKQMKFYRKSILTASLFIVAFISCKKDTEPDTTSPAYQINQSEGLLIPAVVDLPANLPNGNTRVATYFAEGVQKYKAQVKTGSNPVTYEWVFVAPQADLYDATNKKAGTHGAGPFWQLSPNDSIFAQHFVPAKTATSPDGNCIDWLLLMPKTGKTPTGLFAGVSYIQRIATVGGKAPAVLPQGIHETAEVKYTAIYRFSKKNP, encoded by the coding sequence ATGTACAAACAAATGAAATTTTACCGGAAATCCATATTAACGGCATCTTTATTCATTGTGGCATTCATCAGCTGCAAAAAAGACACAGAGCCGGATACCACTTCCCCCGCATACCAGATCAACCAGAGTGAGGGACTGCTTATTCCTGCAGTGGTCGATCTGCCGGCCAACCTTCCCAATGGCAATACCCGGGTAGCAACTTATTTTGCGGAAGGTGTTCAGAAATATAAGGCCCAGGTGAAAACGGGAAGCAATCCCGTCACTTATGAGTGGGTATTTGTGGCGCCACAGGCAGACCTGTATGATGCAACGAATAAAAAAGCCGGGACACATGGTGCAGGCCCTTTCTGGCAATTATCTCCCAATGATTCCATTTTCGCCCAGCACTTTGTTCCGGCAAAAACAGCAACAAGTCCTGATGGCAATTGTATTGACTGGTTGCTGCTGATGCCCAAAACCGGGAAGACCCCTACCGGGTTATTTGCCGGTGTTTCCTATATACAGCGCATAGCAACCGTTGGAGGGAAAGCCCCGGCCGTTTTACCGCAGGGTATCCATGAAACCGCCGAAGTGAAATATACAGCCATTTACCGGTTCTCTAAAAAGAATCCATAA
- a CDS encoding DUF2807 domain-containing protein — MKTKSKKQYRMIYKKVFANVLFPLSVLLISMTAHSQEKASRQYERRQINIPENFREVEVYGDIKLILTNTPANNLVLDGKNKNTACVKTICRDGKLIIDAGRYHRFSRLTVYLGVGDIRSIVINGDTKVLSEGMVRTKDLEILLGGNASVSVNFAGTLKITPAEGIDMEYINYSQKKTSIVSPAADAD; from the coding sequence ATGAAAACGAAAAGCAAAAAGCAATACCGGATGATATACAAAAAAGTATTCGCAAACGTCTTATTCCCGTTATCGGTCTTATTGATCTCAATGACGGCCCATTCACAGGAAAAGGCCTCCCGCCAATATGAGCGCAGGCAAATAAACATACCTGAAAATTTCCGGGAAGTGGAAGTGTATGGAGACATAAAGTTAATACTGACAAATACCCCGGCCAACAACCTGGTACTGGATGGAAAAAATAAAAATACAGCTTGTGTAAAAACAATATGCAGGGATGGGAAACTGATCATTGATGCAGGCAGGTATCATCGTTTCTCCAGGCTTACCGTGTATTTAGGGGTCGGGGATATAAGATCAATCGTGATAAATGGCGATACCAAAGTGCTTTCGGAAGGAATGGTCAGAACCAAAGACCTTGAGATCCTGCTGGGCGGCAATGCTTCCGTTTCGGTAAACTTTGCAGGAACATTAAAGATAACCCCGGCCGAAGGAATTGATATGGAATACATAAATTATTCGCAAAAGAAAACAAGCATTGTTTCACCGGCCGCAGATGCAGATTGA
- a CDS encoding methyltransferase domain-containing protein codes for MEQLLEQIRDQQRLSWNKFSPGWKKWDDLFMDFLRPMGDEIIRQINPESDDTILDVACGTGEPGLTIASLLNNGKVVITDLSEDMVQITKENAASRGIKNIEPLVCDVTEMPFADNTFDAISCRFGFMFFPDMLLAAKEMARVLKPGGRISTSVWNIAEKNFWVTAILGAINKNIPLPAPPPGAPGMFRCAEEGLLAGIFKQAGLKNISVTEVNGTLNCRTTDVYWDVMTELAAPVSAALSNADEALREKIRTEVFRVVGQKYPEQKVWIGGSSLVIYGEK; via the coding sequence ATGGAACAATTACTGGAACAGATCCGGGACCAACAGCGGTTATCCTGGAATAAATTCTCTCCCGGCTGGAAAAAATGGGACGACCTTTTTATGGATTTCCTACGCCCCATGGGGGACGAGATCATCCGGCAGATCAACCCGGAAAGCGATGATACGATACTGGATGTGGCGTGCGGGACCGGCGAACCGGGCCTTACAATAGCCTCTCTTTTAAACAACGGAAAAGTGGTGATAACAGACCTCTCCGAAGACATGGTTCAGATAACAAAAGAAAATGCAGCCAGTCGTGGCATTAAAAATATCGAACCGCTGGTGTGTGATGTTACTGAAATGCCTTTTGCCGATAACACATTTGATGCCATCAGTTGCCGTTTTGGCTTTATGTTCTTCCCCGACATGCTGTTGGCTGCCAAAGAAATGGCACGGGTGCTGAAACCCGGCGGAAGGATCTCCACTTCGGTCTGGAATATCGCTGAAAAGAATTTCTGGGTCACCGCCATCCTGGGTGCCATCAATAAGAATATACCCCTGCCGGCTCCCCCACCAGGAGCACCGGGTATGTTCCGCTGTGCCGAAGAAGGATTGCTGGCCGGCATTTTTAAACAGGCCGGTCTGAAAAATATCTCTGTAACAGAAGTGAATGGAACGCTGAATTGCCGCACCACAGATGTTTACTGGGATGTAATGACGGAACTGGCTGCCCCTGTTTCAGCAGCACTCAGCAACGCGGATGAAGCATTACGGGAAAAAATAAGAACGGAAGTATTCCGGGTGGTAGGTCAGAAATACCCCGAACAAAAGGTGTGGATCGGGGGGAGTTCTTTGGTGATCTACGGAGAAAAATAA